Genomic DNA from Deltaproteobacteria bacterium:
GGCCCGGAAAAGACGGCCTTCTTGCAACTAGTCCTTCAAGGGGATCTTATCAAGGACGTGGACGGGGCTTATAAAAAAATGGGTCATGTCCTGTTGAAAATCATGGAGGACTTCGGGGTTAAGGAAGCCTGGTACAAACACCGAGGGAGCATTCGGGTGCGGGGTGACAAGATCGCCACTTTTGTCATCTCAGAGGTGGGACCCATTGCGCTGATCAATGCAGTGGCCTTCCTGGGGCCCATGGAGACACGAGATTTCTTTCGCGTGCTATGGATCCCGCCAGAGATAAAGGACAAGGTGGTAGAGCCAATGACATCCGTGGAACAGGAAACTGGGAAAAGACCACGTTGGAAGCAAGTCAAGAAGACTATGGTAATGGCTGTGGAGCAAGGATTCCGGGTGGGCATCAAGGAGGGCTCAATGCTCAGAGACGAGCTTGTCGGTTATGAGAAGCTCCGTTCTTTGGCCTATGAAGTGCGATAGACCAAGCTCAAAGGAAAGACTATTCCACAATAATGATCTCCTCGCCCTTGACTTTTACCCACTCTATGTTTTTTTTGTGCTCGTCCCAATGTTTCTTGTTCGCCTCTTGAATGTGCTCCATCTCGATTTCATA
This window encodes:
- a CDS encoding AMP-binding protein, which codes for MNAESNEKRLGLVQSIEKWASSFPHSVAIHFDGKALTYKELNLRANRVANGLQRLGVGKGDRVAIMLPNIPEFVYAFVGALKLGAIAVPFNTLYKAGEIQRILKDSGASVLIALTNFAPMINEIRPELPALEQVILTGERNLVFAGPEKTAFLQLVLQGDLIKDVDGAYKKMGHVLLKIMEDFGVKEAWYKHRGSIRVRGDKIATFVISEVGPIALINAVAFLGPMETRDFFRVLWIPPEIKDKVVEPMTSVEQETGKRPRWKQVKKTMVMAVEQGFRVGIKEGSMLRDELVGYEKLRSLAYEVR